Proteins encoded within one genomic window of Oncorhynchus nerka isolate Pitt River linkage group LG9b, Oner_Uvic_2.0, whole genome shotgun sequence:
- the LOC115113960 gene encoding retinol dehydrogenase 12-like, translated as MSNIYTIRAILCGQWSSSERIDGKTVIITGANAGIGKETAMDLAKRGGRIILACRDLGRAEAAQREIIEKSGNPNIVTRKMDLSDTKSIREFAELINREEKQVNILINNAGIMMCPYSKTADGFEMQFGVNHLGHFLLTFLLIDLIKRSRPARIINLSSMAHKWGWIQLEDINSERSYHSRRAYGQSKLANILSIRSLAKRLKDTGVTVYAVHPGIVRTELKRHMNLALLISWKIVRPFTKTIVQGAQTSIYCAVEPELETESGGYYSDCKPSSCTRAARDDEMAQKLWELSCQMLGITWD; from the exons ATGTCAAACATTTATACAATAAG AGCTATTCTCTGTGGTCAGTGGTCCTCTAGTGAAAGAATAGATGGCAAAACGGTTATCATTACTGGAGCCAATGCTGGCATTGGCAAAGAGACAGCAATGGACCTGGCAAAGAGAG GGGGCAGGATAATCTTGGCCTGCAGAGACTTGGGCAGAGCTGAGGCGGCACAGAGAGAGATCATTGAGAAATCTGGAAACCCCAACATTGTGACCAGAAAGATGGATTTGTCTGACACAAAGTCCATTAGAGAATTTGCAGAGTTAATCaacaggg AGGAGAAACAAGTGAACATTCTTATCAACAATGCTGGGATCATGATGTGTCCATACTCTAAGACCGCAGATGGCTTTGAGATGCAGTTTGGAGTGAACCATTTGG GTCACTTCCTGCTCACCTTCCTGCTGATTGATCTGATAAAGAGATCCAGACCAGCCAGAATCATCAACCTGTCCTCCATGGCTCACAAATGGGGTTGGATACAGCTAGAGGACATCAACAGTGAGAGGAGCTACCACTCCAGAAGAGCATATGGACAGAGCAAATTAGCCAACATCCTGAGTATACGATCCCTGGCCAAAAGACTAAAAG ACACTGGAGTGACAGTTTATGCAGTCCATCCAGGTATAGTGAGGACTGAGCTGAAGAGACACATGAATTTAGCCCTGCTGATATCCTGGAAGATTGTCAGACCTTTCACCAAAACTATTGTACAAGGTGCCCAGACCTCCATCTACTGTGCTGTGGAGCCAGAGCTAGAGACGGAGAGCGGTGGATATTACAG TGACTGTAAACCCTCCAGCTGTACCAGGGCTGCCAGGGATGATGAGATGGCTCAGAAACTATGGGAACTCAGCTGCCAAATGCTTGGGATAACATGGGACTGA
- the LOC115113958 gene encoding probable G-protein coupled receptor 141, whose protein sequence is MLLSRATHSWCIQLSISETQDERMGNESNTSCDNIDDNVIPKSYRYALLSIYTIVLIGGIISMSLMINNIKFNACSVTTTAVLNLIMVHILFLLTVPFRLYFYAAGEWHLGPDFCKVVSAMILAHMYLAFIFYVIILVIRYHDFFRSSKQVFYRRLHAVGASAAVWGLILIVVVPLTAVKYGSSTDSNTTTSDNQCFNFGGVFDEEHAVAVLNYILSALIIILTLALGCCQMCILWCVYRTHRAMIFSQQEFWAQIKSIFFMLVIIVCFVPYNAFRIYYVSHFNANLQVKNEIALVVTTFSCFDMLTFIGRGSFRPCDTICCVP, encoded by the exons atgctcttatccagagccactcaCAGTtggtgcattcaactaag CATTTCAGAGACCCAAGACGAAAGAATGGGGAATGAGAGCAATACATCTTGCGACAACATTGATGACAATGTCATACCTAAATCATACAGATATGCATTGCTGTCAATATACACTATAGTGCTTATTGGAGGGATCATCAGCATGTCCCTCATGATCAACAACATCAAGTTCAACGCCTGCTCGGTGACCACCACAGCCGTCTTGAACCTGATCATGGTCCACATCCTCTTTCTCCTGACTGTGCCCTTCCGCCTCTACTTCTATGCGGCCGGCGAGTGGCATCTCGGCCCTGACTTCTGCAAGGTGGTCAGTGCCATGATCCTCGCCCACATGTACCTAGCCTTTATCTTCTACGTTATAATTCTGGTGATCCGCTATCACGACTTCTTCAGGAGTTCTAAGCAGGTGTTCTACAGGAGGCTACATGCCGTGGGGGCCAGTGCTGCAGTCTGGGGCCTCATTCTAATTGTGGTGGTCCCTTTAACTGCTGTGAAATATGGATCATCTACAGACAGTAACACAACCACCAGTGACAATCAGTGCTTTAACTTTGGAGGGGTTTTTGATGAGGAACATGCTGTAGCTGTGCTGAACTACATCCTCAGTGCTCTCATCATCATACTTACATTAGCCCTGGGCTGTTGTCAGATGTGTATTCTGTGGTGTGTGTACAGAACTCACAGGGCGATGATCTTCTCGCAACAGGAGTTTTGGGCTCAGATCAAAAGTATTTTCTTTATGCTGGTCATTATAGTATGCTTTGTTCCATACAATGCATTCAGGATTTACTATGTGAGTCATTTTAATGCCAATCTCCAGGTAAAGAATGAGATTGCTCTCGTCGTCACAACATTCAGCTGCTTTGACATGCTGACTTTTATAGGGAGAGGGTCGTTCAGACCCTGTGATACAATATGCTGTGTACCATGA